One Bos javanicus breed banteng chromosome 10, ARS-OSU_banteng_1.0, whole genome shotgun sequence genomic window, CTTTTACCCCCAACCTTTAAGATTTCCTCAGAGGCCCTTTCAAGATGCATCTTTGGTGTGGGCCTCCCAGCTTTGTGGCCTTTGCCCAGCACTGTCAGCCAGATGAAACCTACATCTGCTGAGCTCGGGTTTAGCAAAAACCAAGTCTTGGGCATTGAATCCCAGAGTTGAAGGAATGCTAGAACTAAGGCATCACATGGTCTCTCCCTTTACAGACTAAGAATTCAAGGTCAGGAGAAGGAGAGTGCTGGATCACAGGTACTTAATAGATGAGAGCTGGGAGTCCTGGCTTCCTCTCAGCACACTGCTAGTAGAGTTGAGGGAGCACAGTCAGTCCCCTGCAAATGCTTAGCCTGTGCCGAAACAGGCCAGTGTGTCCCTTAAGACAAGCTTTGGAAGGCAGCATCCCCCCAGCAGGTTCTGCTTCCTAGGGAGCAGTTGGGAGCCCCTGATCAGAGCATGTGGCCCCAGTCTATGTTTGCACTGAGGGTCAGCCAGTACAATGTGGTGACTGGGGTCAGCCTCCCACTAGGGGGCACTGTTCTGCTCTGGTGCTGAGGTTCTGCACCCTCCCCCTAGCTTTCACTTTGGCTGCCTTGGCCAAAACAGAGTGAAAAGAGTTAGCATTCAGGACCTAGGCAAAGTCTGTGATCTGTTCTAATGGAGGCTCTGAGGGCACAGATAACCCCCAGGCCCATTTCCAGGTGGCTCTGGGTCAGGCTCCCATCTCCCCCAGCTCATCCCTCTCTGGAGATGCATTGGGCTTCCTGTCTTTTCTGAGCTGTGCCTGCTGATACCAACCTTACGGGAACTGGAGTCAGTCCCAGGTCTGGCTTAAAGGTCATGTCTTTCAGCATGTGTTGCTGCTTCCCAGTGCCTGGGCCTTCTGGGTTCTGCCAGGCATAACCCCACCATGGATGTGAGGCTGCCTCTCCCTACCCTCCCCCTTCCAGGCACTACACAGTTAGACATAATCTTGTCTCAGTGTCACCGAAAGTGTACCTATCCTATTTTACAAATAGAGAAATGGAGGTTCAGAGAAGTCATAACTTGTCAGAAGTTACAGATGGCAGAGCTGAGAGAGAACTCAAAACGCCCTCCCAACCCCAGCAGCACATCTTCTGACTAGACTGACTCCCCTGAAGTAGGGCCTAGCCCAGCCCAGGGCCAGTACCCAGTAAATGATAGTGCGATGAATGAGTTGGTGAGTTAATTTAGTACACAGTGCCCCCTGGTATCTGCAAGTCTGAGAAAAGACTTAAGCAGGGCACTGTGTTCTGCCCACTGCCTTTGCTGTGAACAGTGACTGTTAGAAGGCAGGCTGGAGAGTCAGTGCCTGCCTTCTGGAAGCATCTCAGATGGGCCTGGGCTTAGGGACCCAAAGCTCCCCTGCAGGGGGCGGGGCCTAACGAGCCCTAGAAACAATGCTGGACACAGCTGTCAGCACAGCTTCAGTGCTGTGATCACTAGTCTTGGTACATGGGGGTTTACTAGGCATCAAAGGGAACTGAACCCTCATTATAAAAGAGCTTCTGTGGGAAAAGGAGCCTCAAGGGAATGCACGTTACTGACATTCCAACTGAACTTACAATAACCTTTGTTTGCTTTACAAACACAGTCCCATGATTCTTAAAAGAACTCTGCAAAGCAAGATTTTCTTGCTATCCCAATACACAGGTAAGAACGCTGAGGTGTGGAGAGGTCAGACCTGTGCTTGGTCAGAGGAGTGCTAGAAACCAGGATCCTGTTGTTCCCCAGACTAAACCACCAACCCAGGGCAAATGGGACCTCTGGGAACTGGGGCTTATCAGAGATGATGAAAGCAAATCCATGGGGTTTAAGTGGCttcattttaaacaaacatttaacTCCCTGGAAGCCTGAGCTTGCTTTCAACATTGTTTTCAGTAGTGGctgaaaaattaatttcctttaaaaagccTCTCTCCACTGTTCAGAGCAATGGTGGGTAAACTAGAAAATCACCCAGAGGAAGCCTGCGTATCATAGGCTAATAGTGGGCCCTCCCATTCCACTGAAGCTGGTGGCTTTGCAAGGCTGGCTTTTCCTACAGGGGGATGAAATGGGATTTTATTTCTGGGCTAAGTGCTGGTCCAACCAGGGGCCCAGGGGCAGCAACTGAGGCCTTCAGCAGTCCCTGGAGGGGTTTAGGCAAGGTGAGATGCTGTCTGCCTGCTCACAGACTCTGCCTAGAAGTTTCAGCACCTCTGGGCCTTCACCATCATCATCTTGGGGCCCTGGCGCCTGCTGGGGGTAGCCTGAGTGTGGGGATCTCCAGCTCTTGTTTCATCCTCATAATAACCACTGAGGCCTCCTTTATCCCTTTTTTTCTGATCATCTCTTCTGCTCACCTTGTCTCCTCACCTCACTCACTCTGTTCAGCCACAACATACCAGCCATGCTCCTAGTCTGGGGCCTTTGTGCTGGCAGCtattccctctgtctggaatatTTTCCTCCAGATGCTGCACCCCTCCACTTCATTTCTCAGATGCCTCCTTCTCAAGGGGGCTTACATTTGTCAACCTCTTTTAAGTTGCTTTTCCTTTCCTGGCCCTAGTCAGTAGTCCCCAAATATCTTTACCCTGTACTTTCCCCTCTTCCCCAGTACTTATCTTCTTATACACTGGCTTGTACACTGTCTTTTCCCCCACTAGAACATAAGATCCATGAGaacaatgtcttttttttccttggctGTTTCCCTAATATCTGGGCAATGAATAAGGAACCCATATGTTTGGTCAGGCCCCTCAAGATAGCTGTTCTCTTGTTCTCTGTAAGTCCCCTACCTGACAGGTACCTGTTTCACCTAAACCCTACACATACAGGACTGATCTTCCTAGATacttgccccaggccccagctgatGATTGTTTATATCAAAGGGTCCCTGAGTGGCATGCCCCCCATTGGTTTCCTTGGTAACTAATGAGCCCACCTGACATGAATTGCCCTATAACTGgtcatctcccctcccctctcccaagcAAAGACTGCCACAATGTCCTGCCTGCTGCATGCAGTGGGGTGtcactccaggaccttgcttcagacatgTAAGTTTCCTCCATCCATTAAACCATTGATGTCTCTGTTGCTGACTCTGGGCTCTTTCTCAGAATTAAAGCTGGGCAAGTGCAGGCCTTGTAGGCCTACAGGTGCAGCCCAACATCAGTGAGTAGGCATCAATAGCCCCTTTCACAAAGAAGAAACACCTGGTCTCACGTGGGTCAAGGGCCTTGATCTCAGCTGGTGGTGGGAGTAGCCAGGGTGAATATCGCCCACCACTTCACCATTCTCCCTGCCTTCCCCTCTTCCCCCACATTTTCGCGCTGTACCTGGAACCAGGAGGCTGCAGGTGACTGATGACTGAAAGCCTCTACTTTGGTGCCTAAAGGTGGGACAGCAGTGACTAAAGCTATGAAATTGAACTCAAGGCGTGTGCCCAACGTTCAAATCTAGCAGGTAAAAATTTAACTTTGCATTGGCTTTTAATGGTTCCGTTAACCAAAGATTTAACCAGGGCTGCTGCTTTTAAGTCTACTTTGGGGTTGTCCAATGATTTTCTTCGTTTTTGATGGATGGGAGAACGGTAGAAAACAAGCATAGCTGCAGTTTATGAAAGAATCACATCAACAAGAATTTTCTAGAATCGCTCAAATAGAGTTGGGGGTGGGCAAGGAGCAAAGGCTCGGCTCTCTCAGGCCCAGGGTTCTACCCCTCCTTCCTCTGGCGCAGCAaggaggggttggggagagggtTGTCCCTCACACACCCCTGGGGAGCTCGGGTTGGCCACACTTCCCCACGGGGGTGATTAAGGACACccccgtccccttcccctccccgcaGCTGCAGCCTCAGCCGCGAAGCATGGGATAGAGCCCAAGTGGAGAACCCGGGTCGCAGGGTAAACAAAAGTGTGCTGGTGTTTAGCGAGAAACAATCGAGCGTTTTCCAAGCATCCGGCCATCAAATCTCGCACTCAGCCAATGTATAAAATCGTAATATGGGGTGGGCGCTTGTATCCGTCTTGGCTGAAGATGTGGCGGCTGTCTAGGAGCTGGCGTTCAACACAAGTAGCTCCTTCGGAGATCTGGGGCCGGTGTCCTGCCCCGCGGCCCGGCGGGCCTAGCGCAAAAGCAACTTGCGGAGGGCGGCGCCGGGCGCGTGCGGGCCGCGCGGGAGCTGGTCCGGGATCATGGCCGCGCTGTGCTCGGCGCGCAGCGTCAGGCGCGGGCACGCGGCGCGCAGCCGCCTCAGGCCGGCCGCGCTCACGTTGCGGCAGAAGTCCACGTGCAGCGTCTGCAGCGCGCGCCCGTGCGCCGCCACGGCCGTCAGCGTGCGGTTGGTGACGCGCGCGCAGTTCTCCAGGTGCAGCGCGCGCAGGCGCGGGCAGCAGCGCAGCAGACGCGCCAGGCAGTCGTCGGTGACGTGGCCGCAGCCAGACAGCGTGACGGATGCCAGGTTGGGGCACCTGCGGAGAGAACGCGGGCCCGGGCCGAGGAGGATGCGGTTAGCCTGCTAGCGTGCGGCCGCCCCCGGTCACGCCCCCTAGCTCCCTGGCTGGTTGGCCCCAGTGCCAACTTTGGGAGACCGCATCTTATAGAGGAGTACCGGGCCTAGCTCTTgcggcttagctggtaaagaatccgcctgcaatgcgggagatctgggttcgatccctgggttgggaagatgccctggagaagcgaaagactacctccagtattctggcctggagaattccatggactatatagtccatggggtttcaaagagttggatccGGTTGAGCGACCTTTGCTTTCATCGGATCTAGCGAGTTTCCCTTTGGAAAGTTGCCCACGGTGACACAACCGGGATCTGAACTGGGACCCACTTCCCTTGCTCTTCTGCTACTCCACCTCACCATACTTGGCTATGAGTGGGCTTTTATCCCCAGGAGCACAAACCCCCGTCCTGCTGTGGACATAGGCGATGCTGGTTTCTAGGAGGGTGAGGAAAGCGGTGCATGGTGACAGCTCAAGTCTAGCTTCAAGCTGAGGCCCTGGTGATCTTGGCAGGACAGTGCAGAGAGGGTTTCCTGTGAAGTGTCTTAGAGTCAGGCCCATTACAACTCTTGGCCATCGGGGCCCCCTATAAGTATTGGTTCTGAGTTCTAGAGCCCTGGTTTCAGCTCAATTTACTGAGGCAGCTACTGCAACTCCACTGGGATGCCAGCCTGCCAGAAGTCAAGATCCACAGGTAGCTAGACCCAGGCCTGTTGTGGATACAGTCAGGGACACAGGTAGCTTGTCCAGAAAGCATGGGGGTAGGGGGTTGTCTCTGCACCAACCTTACTAGCAACTGCTTGGGAAAAAGATCTTGAGCAAAGTTGGAGGTGGCTTCTCTGTGCCGTGACCTTGATTGTCACTCATTACCTGGTATGTATGTTTGAGGTTGGCTGGGAGAGAATAATGCCCTCCAGTGGGGTTGTcctgaggactaaatgagattaGAAGTGTCTGGAGCCTGTGCAAGGCCTTCTGTAGGCGCTTCTAAGCCATGTTTCCTGGGAGCAGGCAGGACCAGACTGCTTCCAGTCAAGAACCTGTCTCACGGGTGCAGGCCTTGGCTTCCTCTTGCCAGAGGAAGCTGGAGCCAGGCCACAGAGGATTTCCCTTTCCCCATCAGCCTCCCTCAATGCCCCTGGGCTGCACCTGACCGAGCCAGCTCAGCTCCCTTTGCTTTAGGAAGGAAATAAGGAACTAAAGTAGACTGGACATGGCCGCAACCACACACCAAGAACACCCCATCTTTCCAAGTTTGCACATCTTCCTTAGTCTTCATATCTGCCTTCCACCCCCAGTCTCTTGAATGAGGAAACTGGCTCAGGGAGCTCAAGTGATTTGCCTGTGTCTTATTTGCTATCTGACTCAGGACAAATACCTGAGCCTTGCTGCACCACCTCTTCATCTGTCAAGTGGGAGAGAAACTGTTATCTTCATGGTGGTGGTGAGGAATAGGTAGGCGTTCAAGCCCCAAGGCTGTTAACATGATTCCTTTCTCTTGAGAACCTTTAGAATAATCCGGAGGCAGGAAGAAACCATCAAAAGAAACCATGGACTCCCTACCCAGCCATCCTTAGCTGTCCCAGGTGATTGCCAGATCTAGGTTTGGTGCACAGGTATCAGTACCTACTATGTAACAGTGCTACTGTGCCATTTAATCCCAAATTATCCTGTGAGATAATGCAGTTTATCCCATTTCACAGGGGAAGAAATGAAgttgaattaatttaaatatttgggCTGGGGCGTCACATGGTCAGACAGTAGCAGTACCGGGGGGCTCAGCCCCAAGCCCTTTGCTTTTGTACGACGCTCATGACCCGCGCTGTACCCAGACACGTACAGTCCACGCCTTGCTAGTTTGGGGGGTTATACCTGCTTCTCTTACAAGAAGAATGGAAGAAATTTAGGGCAGGCTTTTTGCCCTGCATGTATCACTTCCCTGTTTGTTTACTGGGTCTTGTTAAACCCATCAAAATGGCATGGTCTCATTAGGGACCAACCCCAAATCCATCTATTTTCTTCtatggccttaaaaaaaaaaaaggaggggccACTACACtatttgcttctgttctttgttAGGCTGCCAGAATACAGCAGCTGTTAAACCTGGGTGGCAACAAGCAGACTGAACCTAGTTTGTTAGTGAACGAGGGGATCATTTCCTCAAAGGCAGGTCAGGACTGGTAAAGGCTCAGGGAGAGCCTGGCTGAGGAAGGCTATTCTTTCGTGGACTGCTCTGGGCAGGAGGCTGTGACACTGAAGGGAGTCTTGCCACTGTGGGGTCGACAGGTCAAATATAGGATGTATTTAGGACATACTTATGCCAAAAATTATTCCGTCTATCTGAAGTTCAAATTTATCTGGGCCTCTTGAATCTTTATTTGCTAAAATCAGATAATCCTAGACTGTGGCACAAATCACACAACCTGTCAGACTTTTTGGTTTGCTCATTTGAGAACTTGGGCTAAAGCACTCTTCCCTTCAGTTTACTGATCCTCGCAGTAACTTCAGGTACTGTGAAGATTAGTAAGTTTCTCATAAGGAAACCATTGTCTGCACCCCTGCTGGAGCCTGGATTGGTTCATCTAACCCAGAGCTGAGCAGCCTAACCCTCCTTCAGCTGCACTTCACAGGTCTTGGGGTATGCTTGCCAGGAGCAGAGTCAAGGGGGTGAGCTGATTGCTGAATCTTGAAACCTTTTCCTGGGGCCTGACACTGAAAATGAAGGCCCAGCTGGACCCACCCAGCCCTTAATGGCTGCCAGGGAGGACAGCTGCCAGAAGCACAGGGAGAGGCTGAAGCCTAGTTCTTCCTCTCTGCTGAAGCAGCTCCAGGACCTGTGAGGCTAAGAGGAGGATTGGCGCCCTTTCCCCCCATAATTCTGTCCATCCTGTGGAGACTGCTCAGTGGGTGGGCCTGGAGGGTCTGCCTTGGGCCTAGGCTGAGGCACCTGGAAGCAGAACCATCTTGGTCTCGTAATTCACTCTTCCCAGACCCCCAGGAGCCTCCCAGAGCTCTGGATGCCAGCGCTGCTCAGGAGGCGGCCTACCTGTCgcacacctggaggaggaaatcattGACTAGGCTCTCGTGCCGGCTGCAGATGTTCCTCTGGAGGGCGCTCTTCAGCCAGTCCTCGATGCTGCACACCTGCACGCGGCTGGAGTGCCAGCAGATGGAAAGGCTCCTGAGCGCTGGGCTCAGGAGGAAGTTGTCCTTCTTGAGTTCTGTGAGGGAATGAAAGTGCAGCAGGGGCCAGAGTGCAGGGTCCTCAAACACGTCCTGGAGCTGGGGGCAGGTCCTGGCAAGGTTCTTCCTGCTGTCCTTGTCCAGGAATGAGAAGAGGTGCAGCAGGCACTCCCGATTGAGCTGGGTGATGTGCATGGTACGCAGTGGCCACACCACTGAGTGTGGCTGGAGCCCAGGGACCTGACCTACCTCCAGCTGCTCCTCCCCAGCTCCGGGCTGGTGGACATATATGGTTGAAGAATGGTGTTTATTTTTGGCCGACAACTGGTGCTGGCGCTCTGAGGAGGAGGGAAGCCCAGACCCAGACATACGTGGGGCAGTCTGTGGCTCGGCTTATGTTCAGAGGAATTGAAAACCCTGGCAGAAAAGCAGTATATTGAAGTTCAATAGCCTCCTTAAAggggttttctttccttttagctGACAATGGTGTTAGGCAGAGAGCTCTTTTGGCATTTTCATTCGAGGTGTTGGTTGGACCACCTTTGTCCGGGCTTGCAGCCTCTACTCACTGGGAGGGACTCTCATTGTAAATAGTATCTGGCTTTATTTCCTGGGACATCAATATGAGTCTTCGGCTCTACTTTCAATATGAAGAAGCCTGCTGTCTATAAAGAACTAAAGGTGATGGTTTTATGCTCGGAGGTGTAAGCAGAAGCCATGGTCGATGCCCCTTTTCAGTTATTTTGTTCCATAGTGATGGTTTCCAGCCTAGGCTGAACTACCTTCAAATCCTGCTGCTTCCCTCCAAGCAGAGGGATTTCCCAGTTGGCTCTGTTTTTACCCTGAGCTTTTCCATAAAAGATTCGTGTTGAGTAGCTTCTCGCTCTCCAgggttcttctgtgtgtgtgtgtgtcacatttTAAACTTGTTTACTTGGCTTTACATTTTTCCAGTTACGTGTCCTGCTGTATCTAAATCTGTATTTCCCCAagtgccaggatggatgaagtaACTCTTAATACAAAACTGCTTAAAGCAATTACAAGTTGAAGTATTTTACTCTTGCCCTGTAAGCCAGCCACACATCCTCCTTGTGAATGTGTGTAGTTTAGTTCCCGGCAGTTAAGCTGCTAGGTAAGTTGCCTGGAGGTTTTATTCATGAGTTCTGCCTTCCTAACACAAAACTGAGATTTCTTAATCTCTGGATCCATTTTCTAGTACCGCTTCGCTCCCAGTCCTTCACCAGACCCTACTATTTCCCCTCCTGTGAACTCCTATGTCTTGCTTGGTTTGGGGGCTGCAGTAGTGAGATGAGAACCATTTTTCCTCTGCTAGAGGAGGCCACCTCAGTGGTTACTGTTGGTTCCTTTCTCACATAATTAGAATTGGAAGGAATGGGAATACTGTTTCCCCTTGTGCAGATGAAGCACATGTGCCAGGACCCTCTTCCGGAACTGAGGCTTGGTCAGACCTGGTGCAGCTTTGCCTGTAAAAGCAGAATGCAGCCTAGGGGTGAATGTAGCCATTGTGGCCCACTCCCTTGCTTTGAGGAGCCAGTCTCAGTGGTCCCCTGTGCCCAGGTTACCCCACCACTGCCAAGGTCAAGTGGAAAGCATGacttttcttaaaaacaacatACATCAAGAAAACAGCCAAAAGCAAGATGTATTTCTCAAGGAAAGGGTTCCTAGGAACTGTTCATACTTCACACTAATCATTTTAATTGTTCAAATGACAGCTGACAGCCAGAGTCCCTCTTTGGGCTCTAGTTAAACTTATATAAAAGGTACTGCTGCACCACAGGTGTTTACTGGAAAGCCTTTAGGATTTCCCTCCTGAATCCTTTCCAAACCAGTACTTTTTAGAGGGCTGATCCCTGGAAGTAGTTGGTTCTTTCACCTTCTTAAAGGCAGAGTAGTGTAAGCATGCCAGCCACACTTGTGTCTCCCAAGCTGCACTTCAACAGCTCTGCTTGAGCAGCAAATATGGGCAGAGCCGGGCCACATCACTGCTCCTCACGTGGGGTGGTAGGAGGCACCCCAGAATATAGGGTGGGTCCACAGGCATGCCTGCCTACAGGGAGGGCTGTGGCTCACAGCGGGTGTTCTGGCAACTGTTCCTCCAAGCCCCTCCCTTTCCGCCCCGTGGAGCTCGGCTCCTCCACAGCCTCTGACCAGCATGGCTGCCAAAAGGAAACGTGCAATTTGGGAACTGGAGGCAAAACCATTTGGGCTGCAGGCGTCTGTCTTCAGTTTTAGAAGACTGATAGAAACAGGCAAATGAGTACCAGAAAAACGATGGGTGTGGACACAGGGTGGCTCTTACAGGAGCTTACTGTAAAGCAGGCATTTAGTCTTTAACAGTGGCAGTTGTTTCCCTGTTTGATCCTTCGCTCAGAGCCCCAAACCTGGTTCCTCAAAGTAGTCTGGCTCTGACGGAGGCAAGCGGACCTCATTCTTATAAAATCAGTGTCACAAGGAAGAACAGGACGAAGTCACGCAGTGCGGGTGAGCTCCCTTGGGACCTGCCTGTGGCACTGGATGACCTGCTGCCAACCCTGCCTCTCCAGGTCATCCTGTCTGGGCCCAAGTGTACCAGCAGCCCCAGGTGATGAGGGGTTCGTAAAAACCTGCTACCTGTTGACTCATTCCAAAGGCCCGTAGCTTGAGCAAGTACCTCATCACTTAGCTCCACTGAAAGAGGTTCAGAAATAATAGTCAA contains:
- the FBXL22 gene encoding F-box and leucine-rich protein 22, translated to MSGSGLPSSSERQHQLSAKNKHHSSTIYVHQPGAGEEQLEVGQVPGLQPHSVVWPLRTMHITQLNRECLLHLFSFLDKDSRKNLARTCPQLQDVFEDPALWPLLHFHSLTELKKDNFLLSPALRSLSICWHSSRVQVCSIEDWLKSALQRNICSRHESLVNDFLLQVCDRCPNLASVTLSGCGHVTDDCLARLLRCCPRLRALHLENCARVTNRTLTAVAAHGRALQTLHVDFCRNVSAAGLRRLRAACPRLTLRAEHSAAMIPDQLPRGPHAPGAALRKLLLR